DNA from Tripterygium wilfordii isolate XIE 37 chromosome 4, ASM1340144v1, whole genome shotgun sequence:
ACAATCTGAGAATCGGCAGCCTGTAAAGTGGGTAAATGTGATGATTAACCATAGATGCATAACCAGCGGTAATTCATAGTCTTCCCCATTAAACAGACACAGAAGTAGCAAGAAAGAAGCATACCGATCCGGAGCGACAAACGTAAACATTGTCGGTCAGCTGTGTAATCTTGTCCGATGCTCGATTAGCAACATAAACGCCTGCCAGTTCAGTTCCATGGATAAGGTAAATTAATAGATACTGTTCTTTCAAATAACCGCACAAAGCCAGCAAACAGACTAGTGCATTAAACTGAATAATAGACATTAGATTAAACACTAATGAAAACATGGGTAGTTATATATTTATCTTTATCTTGTCCGACGTCTTAATTTCTAGTTTCATTGAATAATTACGCAGCTTTTGCTTTGATGGAGTGATTTTACTTTTCTCGCGAACCAAACATAAATTGAAGAGAAAGGGGAAATACCTGTGCTGGTACGAGAGTCAGCTCCGAGGACAACGCCTCCGTTGTAAGTGACTCCGATAATAGTAGTGCCCATTGCGTGAGGAGCGTCAACATCCATCTTCAGATCCAATATCGTGCTCTATTGGTGCAGGTGAACCCTAATCGGAAGGATTGAATCGCAGAAAAACTAAACGAGGGCGAGAAAGATGAAGCAAGCCTTCTTGTAACCTTGCTGGACCCGGCCTGGCTTATTGCCCAagtcttttttattatttcatccttttctttttctttttcttttgttttaaattttaatattagAAATCAAATCGTAGATTAtccaattttagttttttttttaacatagcATTTTTGGCTTATGAATAATGAATTAATCTACTCTTTTCGAATCATCACTTCCATTTTTATatgcttttgtttgtttatcaatAAATTGTTTGGGAAAGCAGTGTTTGTTAAAGATTAGACAAATGATTCTCtagttttaatttgatttatctCGCATATTGCAATAGAAGAGACTACAGGATTCTGAAGAATCGCTACTTAATTAATCCATTTGACCATTTCCATGAGAATTGTGCTATTTGTCTTCTCTTTAGAAATCAAATTATCTTTGTCTTTTTTATTATctcatccttttctttttcttttttttttgttttaaattttaatattaagAATCAAATCATAGATTAtccaattttagttttttttttaacatagcATTTTTGGCTtatgaataataaattaatctaCAATTATGGCTCTTTTCGAATCATCACTTCCATTTTTAtatgcttttgttttgtttatcaaTAAATTGTTTGGGAAAGCAAGTGTTTGTTAAAGATTAGACAAACGGTTCTCTAGTTTTAATTTGCTTTATCTCGCATATCGCAATAGAAGAGATTACAAGATTATGAAGAATGACTACTTAATTAGTCCATTTCCATAAGAATTGTGCTATTTGTCTTCTCTCTAAAAATCAAATtctctttgtcttcctccaaaAAACCTCCCACACATTTTTTTCAAGTTTGGAGAGGAGGAGTCGGTGATATCTTCTACCGCCTCTTCCTCTCCCCAGCAATTTTTTAATGctttttttagttttgtttcaataataTAAGCATACGATGGGTTTCTCCCCCGGATTTCTGTTTGAGAGATGAATTGATTTTAAAAGCGGTGTATGATTTGAGATATCTTAGCACGTTATGGATTTCAAGTTCAAGTATCAAATACGCCGGATTTTTGGTGGATCATATGAATCTAGATCTACTTCCATATATGCTTTGGAGGATTGCTCAAATTGTTAAATATGttttgctcttctttttttttttgtgtttgtttatttaatctaattgggtttattccgATATAGTTTGTAGCATGGCGATGTCCGGTGTTTGTCCCTTTTCTTTTGATGCAATTATCATATTGTGGGATGTAATCAATTATTCAATCTTCATAATGGCTCGAGTGTCTTTGGGTCTCAAATTCTCTTACCTATTTTATTCACTAAATGAATACAATTTAGACTGTTGtgacctttaaaaaaaattcgcaGGGAAGTACCTTAACCTAGTAAAGCTTAAGAAGCTCGCTTCCATTGATTGAGTGATGGCCTCAGCTATCTCCCTGTAGTGTGTCGAGCCTCGTCAAATTCTGCCGCTCTCGAGACTAGTCAATGGAAACCTGAGTACTCGACTTTCTTCTTGTTCATCCTTCTACTATCCAAGATATCTGTGACAAAGCAATTTATCAGAGTCACTTGGAGTTGCACGAGAACGTGATTAAGGACTATGATAGGACTGCAACCTTATATTAGGGGGTTCCTCTCGGTAATCAAATACGCCGGATTTTTGGTGGATCTGAATCTAGATCTACTTCCATATCTGCTTTGGAGGATTGCTCAAATTGTTATATATgttttgctctcttttttttttttgtgtttgtttatttaatcTAATCGGATTTATTCCGATATAGTTTGTAGCATGGCGATGTCCGGTGTTTGTCCCTTTTCTTTTGATGCAATTATCATATTGTGGGATGTAATCAATCATTCAATCTTCATAATGGCTCGAGTGTCTTTGGGTCTCAAATTCTCTTACCTATTTTATTCACTAAACGACTAAAATTTATTCACTAAACGACTAAAATTTAGACTTTCatgacctttaaaaaaaattcgcaGGGAAGTAAATTAACCTAGTAATATTTTTCCTAAAAAAATGGCTTCTTTATCGTGTGTGGTATCATCCACCCATCCATCGATAAtaggcttgtttgggaatgctgtgaggtgtgatgTGGTGCTGAATTATAAAActttggtgctgtgaggtgagttggaacgcaaaaagttgtttggcgcatcacttttaaaactatggtggggtgctgtgaggtgcgtttgacgtatctaaattacggttatattagatgactaataatattaatataaaatcacttaaggtttacattgtacattaatctaaaataaaataattaacctaatttgattacgtatgacaattcaacatatattgtaagcgtttgcgAGTGCTgcgaggtgtggtgaggtgctgtgaggtaaaaagctgtggtgctgtgagatgagttggaacgcaaaagctgtttgacgtgtcacaaaaaactgtggtgctgcgaggtgtgttgcaactgaacacagttacAACACACTGCGAAACTCATACAATATATGACCAAGTATGCGAATGAACCTATCACAACTACTCTGGTATCATCCACTCATCAATAATTGTCAATTGACTGTACCTTGAAGTACTGCTATCTATAAAGTATGAACTTGATTTTATGTGGCATCTTGAACAAATAAGTAGAATATATATCTACACAGTCACACACCCACAACCCCAATAATTAGATACGGACTTCGTAGAGACCACCCTACCATGGAAATGCTGAAAATACAAAAAGAACGATGACAAATGAAAAGGAATTCAAACTCTAGGAGCAGAACTGTTACATGCTGTTGGTCATTTGACTAACTTCAAGGGCTCTCATTCTAAATAAGCTAAGGTTAAAATTGCACTGTCAATGAAGGGAAAACATGTCATCTTGTGgggaaaattgaaataaagaagaagaataaaacaaGCTGGTGTAAGATTCAGCTATTGCATTAGTTGGGTTACGTCTTCTTCCTCCCTCAGTTATTAGCCTTCTAACGTTACAAATCCATGGCAATAGCTTCCGGAATCCAAGGCTGGCACATCGGACTTGAGAGAGATGTGGGGACAGCCGGCCAACGTCTTCTTCCCAACAATCCCAAGCACCTTCCTAACTTCGTTTGCCAATTCTATCACCATGTCATCTTCATGACCTGTCATATCCCCACAATCACTCCAGTCCTCAGGTCTTCagaataaattaaatttcaacATGTGGCCAATTGTTCCTATATATCTACTCATTCtcagaaagaaaacaaatctcACCAATATCAAACATGGCTTTCTCTAGCCAGAAAAGGTAGTCTCTATTGTTTCCACAGGGTCCAAATGCAGTGGCAATTTGTCTGAAAAGGGTGAACAAGTGGTTTAGGGGGATGTTGCAATAACTTGACcagataaaaatgaaaaaaagaaaaggatcaTATGAAACCAGTAGTATACCGGGCCATATCTTCCAATGGGGCAGGTCCCAAATAGTATTTGTTGGATACTTTGTCAGGGGTGGATGTGAATCTGCCAAAGATGAGAACACAGCTTTGACAAACCATGCATAAGACAAACACAACAATTAAATAGTGATGCAAGAAATGATATGATACATACGAAGGAGACTTACTTACACTATAACTCCTTTTAAAGCAGGTTGCAAGGGTTCACCTTCCTGAAACAGACAAAATATGAGCATACTGGGCACTAAAAGATAAACATGCATTGCAACATCTAAAAATTGATATCTCACCTCATAAAAATCCACAATGCTCTTTTGATCATATTCACATTCTCTCCTCTCCAAATACTACAAATATGAAAACGACAGAAGTCCAGTTCCAGAGAAAACGCAAATTAGCTTGAGTCAATGATTTTACAATGATAATTGAGCCCCGTGATCAGGAGAACAAATAGCATGAAGGAGACACCATTCCATAATACGGCAATGTTTCTAATATAATACATTTTATAGGTTTTAAAACTAGTTCTCTCAAGTGACAGAAACACCTAAGGCCATAACTAGAGCTCTCAGACAAACTGcacagaaaagaaagaacataCCTCCATTGCCAACATTTCCTTTTCAGGGCCCCCACGAACACAGTAAGCAGCACCCCACTGAAAAGATCAGGATTCATAAAATAGTAAGCTATGGAACTACCCAAAAATCTCCTTTGCCTGTGGCTTTCTAACTACTAAGTAGTCTATGTAATTACAAAGAAATTTCCACATACGCATATGGATCCTTCAATGTACTCCAGCGTGCAGGTTCTCGCTGGGTGTTCAGGTGTACCTCTGTGATCAATGCAGGCTGGCAGAAAGTATCACAATAAGTGTAGTTTAAAATAATCATATCAATGTGCAGAACTAATATCGCCAATCAACTTTTTTATGTACTAATAAGATACTTACCGAGATCAAATACACGCCTGTAATCTCTGATGAAGCCGATCACTTTCTCATCATAGTCAAATCCAGGGTTCCACACCAGGGAGCCATAGCCGAAAACCCAGAACACCATTGTTGTACACTCCTGAACAAGTAGTTCTATGGACCATCGAGTGAGTTCATCCGTAGTTACAATTTGTAATAAAACTTTCCTAACCGATTTTCTCTTCGGGTTGTGCTCAAAAACTTTGGCAATAAAATAGTAAAACAAAGATTGTTTAAGCCAAAGCGGGTCAAATACATTCAACGGGAACGGGAGTtcaatagaagaagaagaagaaaaaaaaaactggtacAAGCCAATTAAAACATCCAAGTTTTTCCAAAACCAAAATTGCCATTCACATTCTGCCACCCTCATCCATGAAGCTAAAAACCTCAAATACCCTTATTCTATTCTGCCCATGCCAACACCTGATGCTGACTCAAATGCCCTCATTCTCAGCAGGCAAAAAGGAGGCAAATCAACAACAATTCCTCTTTCTTAATCACTGATGACCAATTCAATCAAAAACATATGGAACCCACCAATATGACAAtgcattttaacaaaaaataatagagGTAGAGTGAGCGCTTACAAGAATTTCGCAGAGCAGAAAAACAGCGCTAAAGAGATAATCTGCGGTGATCTGAACAAGACGGCTGAGATTTTTCTCGAAGATAATGGAGAAATAAGAGAGCAGTGAAGAGAGAAGCGAGAGCTAAACGATTTTAGAGTATTTATTAGGGTTTCCTCTCTCTGCCCTCCTCTCTTTCTATTTCTCTGGTTTCTCGCTGTCTCGAGAGGGGTTGCGAGGTGAAGAAGGAGACcctttataattttaatttgaaCGAATGTAACCGTGTCTGTGTGGGTTGAACCATGCCACGTATGGACTCATATATGCGTGaaatctatttatttattttttaatacagAGAAAGCGAATGAGAAGCTCGAACTCCATTCTTTATAAAATATCATACACATAAATATCATTTGAACTACTCGGATTCTGGTGTAAAATCTAAtttacaaaatacaaatcataGTTCTAACAATTATCTTAATTTATGTCATTaccaaaaataatttaatttataaatttaatttaatgatgcatgtatatgtatgtcCCTAAATCATTGGCTCCAAGTGGATTAGATACATTGAACCTGGACAGAGCTGCCTATAACAAGCACGCATTCCAATTTCCATGTTTGAAAACCCCCGTTCAACAACCTGCCTTGAtgtccagaaaaaaaaaaaaaaacaacctgcCTTGATGTAGACGTTCTCCCgaggagaaaaaggaaaacaagcATGGATTCATTGAACCTGGACAGAATGAGGACGTTAGATTTGAAAGaattacatgtcc
Protein-coding regions in this window:
- the LOC119996263 gene encoding LOW QUALITY PROTEIN: gamma-glutamylcyclotransferase 2-2-like (The sequence of the model RefSeq protein was modified relative to this genomic sequence to represent the inferred CDS: inserted 2 bases in 1 codon), which encodes MVFWVFGYGSLVWNPGFDYDEKVIGFIRDYRRVFDLACIDHRGTPEHPARTCTLEYIEGSICWGAAYCVRGGPEKEMLAMEYLERRECEYDQKSIVDFYEEGEPLQPALKGVIVFTSTPDKVSNKYYLGPAPLEDMARQIATAFGPCGNNRDYLFWLEKAMFDIGHEDDMVIELANEVRKVLGIVGKKTLAGCPHISLKSDVPALXIPEAIAMDL